Within Streptomyces antibioticus, the genomic segment GGGGGCGGGCGCGTTCACCAGGAAGCCGGCTTCCTGAGCCGCCTGCTGCACCTGGGACGCGAGCGGCTCGGTGAGCACGATACCCAGGAGGAGCCCCGCGCCCCGGACATAATCGATCAACGGGTGGCCCAGACCCTCGATTCCGTCGCGCAGCTTCTCGCCCTGCCGCTTGACGTTGTCGAGGAGTCCTTCGTTCTCGATGGTGTCGAGTACGGCGAGCCCGGCGGCGCAGGCGACCGGGTTGCCGCCGAAGGTGGTGCCGTGCTGGCCGGGCCGCAGCAGGTCGGCGGCGCGGCCGAAGGCGACGGTGGCGCCGAGCGGCAGTCCGCCGCCGAGGCCCTTGGCGAGGGTCACGACGTCGGGCAGGACGCCCTCGTGGGCCTGGTACTCGAACCACTGCCCGGTCCGCCCGACGCCGGTCTGCACCTCGTCGAGGACGAGCAGGGAGCCGGTGGCGGCGGTGATCGCCCGGGCGGCCTTGAGGTAGCCGGCCGGGGGCACGACGACGCCGTTCTCGCCCTGGACCGGCTCGATGATCACGAGGGCGGTGTCCTCGGTGACCGCGGCCGCCAGCGCCTGGGCGTCGCCGTAGGGGACGTGGGTGACGTCGCCGGGCAGCGGCAGGAAGGGTCCCTGCTTGCCGGGCTGCCCGGTGAGGGCGAGGGCGCCCATGGTGCGGCCGTGGAAGCCGCCGTCGGTGGCCACCATGTGGGTGCGCCCGGTGAGCCGGCCGATCTTGAAGGCGCTCTCGTTGGCCTCGGCGCCGGAGTTGCAGAAGAACACCTTGCCGTCGCGGCCGAAGTGGCGCAGGAGCCGTTCGGCGAGGGCGACGGGCGGTTCGGCGATGAACAGGTTGGAGACATGGCCGAGGGAGGCGATCTGCCGGGTGACGGCCTCGACGACGGCCGGGTGGGCGTGGCCGAGCGCGTTGACCGCGATGCCGCCGACGAAGTCGACGTACTCGGTGCCGTCGGCGTCCCAGACCCGGGCGCCCTCGCCGCGGACGAGCGGGATCCTCGGGGTGCCGTAGTTGTTCATGAGCGCGCCCTGCCAGCGCTGGGTCAGCTCCTCGTTGGCGGTCATCCGGCGTCCCCCTCCTGCTCGTCGGGCACGACCATCGTGCCGATGCCCTCGTCCGTGAAGATCTCCAGCAGGATCGAGTGCTGGAC encodes:
- a CDS encoding acetylornithine transaminase yields the protein MTANEELTQRWQGALMNNYGTPRIPLVRGEGARVWDADGTEYVDFVGGIAVNALGHAHPAVVEAVTRQIASLGHVSNLFIAEPPVALAERLLRHFGRDGKVFFCNSGAEANESAFKIGRLTGRTHMVATDGGFHGRTMGALALTGQPGKQGPFLPLPGDVTHVPYGDAQALAAAVTEDTALVIIEPVQGENGVVVPPAGYLKAARAITAATGSLLVLDEVQTGVGRTGQWFEYQAHEGVLPDVVTLAKGLGGGLPLGATVAFGRAADLLRPGQHGTTFGGNPVACAAGLAVLDTIENEGLLDNVKRQGEKLRDGIEGLGHPLIDYVRGAGLLLGIVLTEPLASQVQQAAQEAGFLVNAPAPDVVRLMPPLNLGDDETDALLQALPGILDAANGDGRTGE